The proteins below come from a single Gossypium raimondii isolate GPD5lz chromosome 2, ASM2569854v1, whole genome shotgun sequence genomic window:
- the LOC105789382 gene encoding uncharacterized protein LOC105789382 isoform X1 — protein MEPLLGFKEETVEAYNQDFSSSTIPSNAYKLVPWLNWAEWDSVRKSLFSSSPRKISSALSRISTWRSRGCLPVVIDVTASIVEIQQTDPFFRGDKSKDDSHSEQLLAMLYCMAILRIVNCVIEKTRKRTGISIADAADAIGIPRRLIDVRHEGSHRDLPSLTIARDSSVVALNWLKSYYWEPQKKQIPFQRDGVVNFRREIKSKLRELALCIKIQKNPELKSLLVRGKGGGQFKHLCGRSKFFSLMAGKVNSSQSSGPKKLISKTLKSLVSLYSTSSSEVVSVLLELLLKALDSSSSMDISEDSESGLDRHTALDDWQLVIRKFSNKEPELLLALLQRILYMIGTNEASKSETEGHPTASEGRPEACQVEHVSSLFAWLVRHLELKGKSVSNAILLELLRKCLLVASLRNNHLMDSALHIAQLVGNSVLMEKLNKFRSLGLSNTEVTEENTSNETWGIVSQEEEYLNQAAKKLEVVKLRRTKSTAVKTADDVRNSNRWVVAKSWNPCPLGMLPRTLGSSGRIPLLDCGSDCQKDTEVMEGKNERELNRRNGKREGSDDIQLMNFSSPKKLKETVENKHEQSSEGVSSSGTCRHLMMDGIWKEVGETEVEAIASAVRILV, from the exons ATGGAACCACTGCTAGGGTTCAAAGAAGAAACGGTTGAAGCTTATAACCAAGACTTTTCATCCTCAACAATACCTTCTAATGCTTACAAATTGGTGCCCTGGTTGAACTGGGCCGAGTGGGATTCAGTGAGAAAATCCCTCTTCTCCTCTTCTCCACGCAAGATTTCCTCCGCTCTCTCAAGA atatcGACTTGGCGGAGCAGAGGTTGTTTACCGGTTGTCATTGATGTCACTGCTTCAATCGTTGAAATTCAGCAGACCGATCCTTTTTTCCG AGGGGATAAATCAAAAGATGATTCACATTCAGAACAATTGCTAGCTATGTTGTATTGCATGGCAATCTTGAG GATTGTTAACTGTGTTATCGAGAAGACTCGTAAGAGAACTGGGATTTCAATTGCTGATGCAGCTGATGCAATTGGTATTCCACGAAGACTGATTGATGTTCGCCATG AGGGTTCTCATCGTGATCTTCCATCTCTCACAATTGCTCGAGATTCCTCAGTTGTG GCACTTAATTGGCTAAAATCCTATTACTGGGAACCTCAGAAGAAGCAAATTCCATTTCAAAGAGATGGAGTTGTTAATTTTAGAAGAGAGATCAAATCAAAACTCCGTGAATTGGCATTGTgcataaaaatccaaaagaatccTGAACTTAAATCTTTGCTCGTCAGAGGAAAAG GTGGCGGACAATTCAAACACCTTTGTGGCCGTAGTAAATTCTTCTCACTTATGGCAGGGAAGGTCAATTCTTCCCAATCTAGTG GTCCTAAGAAACTGATTAGTAAAACCTTGAAAAGTCTTGTAAGTTTATATTCTACTTCATCCTCGGAAGTAGTGTCTGTGTTATTGGAATTGTTGCTAAAGGCTTTAGATTCTTCAAGCTCCATGGACATTTCAGAAGACTCTGAAAGTGGCCTGGATAGACATACTGCATTGGACGATTGGCAGCTTGTGATAAGAAAATTTTCGAATAAGGAACCAGAATTGCTTCTGGCCCTTCTTCAAAGGATTCTTTATATGATCGGGACAAATGAGGCATCAAAATCCGAAACAG AAGGCCATCCGACAGCTTCAGAGGGTAGACCGGAGGCTTGCCAAGTAGAACATGTCTCATCTTTGTTTGCATGGCTAGTTAGACATTtagaattaaaaggaaaaagcgTGTCAAATGCAATTCTACTGGAGCTACTGCGTAAATGTCTGTTGGTGGCGTCTTTACGTAACAACCATCTCATGGATTCTGCCCTTCATATTGCACAGTTGGTTGGAAACAGTGTTCTAATGGAGAAACTCAACAAATTTCGTTCCTTAGGTTTGTCAAATACAGAGGTTACTGAAGAAAATACTTCAAATGAGACTTGGGGAATTGTTAGTCAAGAAGAGGAATATCTTAATCAAGCAGCTAAGAAGTTAGAAGTTGTAAAACTTCGTCGAACGAAGAGCACTGCTGTGAAAACAGCAGATGATGTTAGAAACTCGAACAGATGGGTTGTGGCAAAATCATGGAACCCATGTCCACTTGGTATGTTGCCTCGTACTCTTGGGTCTTCTGGTCGTATTCCATTGCTTGACTGCGGTAGTGACTGCCAAAAGGATACAGAAGTAATGGAAGGGAAGAACGAGCGGGAACTTAACCGACGAAATGGCAAGAGAGAAGGTAGCGATGATATCCAGTTAATGAATTTCTCAAGCCCTAAGAAGCTAAAGGAAACGGTCGAGAACAAACATGAACAGAGTAGTGAAGGTGTTTCTTCATCAGGTACCTGCAGGCACCTTATGATGGATGGGATCTGGAAGGAAGTTGGGGAAACAGAGGTCGAGGCTATAGCATCTGCTGTAAGGATTTTGGTATAG
- the LOC105789383 gene encoding glycerol-3-phosphate acyltransferase ATS12, chloroplastic produces MSTLPLPLSFFRLSGTSTRDLPFPSSLKRSSVSFPLIPFRRLELIRSTSGMTISRSFSFVFCSLKAKAAAELVQDTESGIPAVGRSGGGRATEVEHSRTFLEARSEQELLYGIRKELEAKRVHPNIAAGMKELYQNYRNAVFQSGDPSAAETVMSNMAVAFDRILLDVEDPFVFEPYHKALREPFDYHMFVQNYIRPLIDFRNSYIGNLSFFYEIEEKLKQGHNVVLISNHQTEADPAIIALLLEKTNPRISENMIYVAGDRVITDPLCKPFSMGRNLICVYSKRHMYDVPEHVEMKRRANTRSLKEMALLLRDGSKIVWIAPSGGRDRPDPLTEEWFPDSFDSSSVDNMRRLIGRSGAAGHIYPLALLCYDIMPPPPKVEKEIGEKRIMSFHGAGLSVAPKICPSEIAVAGKMSEEAKDTYAQALYKSVTEQYNVLKCAIHGKQGFAASSIGISLSQPWN; encoded by the exons atGTCTACTTTGCCTTTACCTCTCTCGTTCTTTAGGTTGAGCGGCACATCCACTAGGGATCTTCCATTTCCTTCCTCGCTTAAACGTTCTTCGGTGTCTTTTCCTTTGATTCCGTTTAGGCGGCTAGAGCTGATTCGATCTACTTCCGGAATGACGATATCTAGGAGTTTCTCTTTCGTGTTTTGTTCATTGAAAGCTAAAGCAGCGGCTGAGCTCGTTCAAGATACGGAATCCGGTATACCTGCCGTTGGTCGTAGTGGAGGTGGAAGGGCAACGGAGGTTGAGCATTCTCGTACCTTTCTTGAAGCTCGATCCGAGCAAG AACTCCTATATGGCATAAGGAAGGAATTAGAAGCAAAAAGGGTACATCCAAATATTGCAGCAGGAatgaaagaactttatcagAATTATAGAAATGCG GTTTTCCAAAGTGGAGATCCTTCAGCTGCTGAGACTGTGATGTCAAACATGGCTGTTGCATTTGATCGTATACTTTTGGATGTGGAG GATCCTTTTGTCTTTGAACCCTACCACAAAGCTTTGCGAGAGCCATTTGACTACCACATGTTTGTTCAAAATTATATTCGGCCTTTGATTGATTTCAG GAATTCATACATTGgcaatctttcttttttctatgaaattgaagaaaagcTTAAGCAG GGTCATAACGTTGTACTTATATCTAACCATCAAACTGAAGCTGACCCAGCCATCATTGCATTGTTGCTTGAGAAAACAAATCCACGTATTTCTGAGAACAtg ATCTATGTTGCAGGGGATAGAGTCATAACAGATCCTCTTTGCAAGCCTTTCAGCATGGGAAG GAATCTTATATGTGTGTACTCCAAAAGGCACATGTATGATGTTCCTGAGCATGTTGAGATGAAAAGAAGAGCAAACACAAGAAGTTTGAAAGAGATGGCTTTGCTGCTAAG GGATGGCTCGAAAATAGTGTGGATTGCACCAAGTGGTGGCAGGGACCGCCCAGATCCCCTTACAGAAGAATGGTTTCCA GATTCCTTTGATTCCTCTTCAGTGGACAATATGAGAAGGCTCATAGGACGATCAGGTGCAGCAGGGCATATATATCCCTTGGCTCTATTGTGCTATGACATCATGCCCCCTCCACCCAAG gtagaaaaagaaattggagaaaaaaGAATCATGTCTTTTCATGGGGCTGGATTGTCGGTGGCACCAAAAATCTGCCCTTCCGAAATTGCTGTTGCTGGTAAAATGTCTGAAGAG GCTAAAGATACATACGCACAAGCTCTGTATAAGTCGGTGACCGAGCAATACAATGTCCTCAAATGCGCCATACATGGGAAACAAGGGTTTGCGGCATCAAGCATAGGCATCTCTTTATCGCAGCCATGGAACTAG
- the LOC105789382 gene encoding uncharacterized protein LOC105789382 isoform X2 produces MEPLLGFKEETVEAYNQDFSSSTIPSNAYKLVPWLNWAEWDSVRKSLFSSSPRKISSALSRISTWRSRGCLPVVIDVTASIVEIQQTDPFFRGDKSKDDSHSEQLLAMLYCMAILRIVNCVIEKTRKRTGISIADAADAIGIPRRLIDVRHEGSHRDLPSLTIARDSSVVALNWLKSYYWEPQKKQIPFQRDGVVNFRREIKSKLRELALCIKIQKNPELKSLLVRGKGGGQFKHLCGRSKFFSLMAGKVNSSQSSGPKKLISKTLKSLVSLYSTSSSEVVSVLLELLLKALDSSSSMDISEDSESGLDRHTALDDWQLVIRKFSNKEPELLLALLQRILYMIGTNEASKSETGHPTASEGRPEACQVEHVSSLFAWLVRHLELKGKSVSNAILLELLRKCLLVASLRNNHLMDSALHIAQLVGNSVLMEKLNKFRSLGLSNTEVTEENTSNETWGIVSQEEEYLNQAAKKLEVVKLRRTKSTAVKTADDVRNSNRWVVAKSWNPCPLGMLPRTLGSSGRIPLLDCGSDCQKDTEVMEGKNERELNRRNGKREGSDDIQLMNFSSPKKLKETVENKHEQSSEGVSSSGTCRHLMMDGIWKEVGETEVEAIASAVRILV; encoded by the exons ATGGAACCACTGCTAGGGTTCAAAGAAGAAACGGTTGAAGCTTATAACCAAGACTTTTCATCCTCAACAATACCTTCTAATGCTTACAAATTGGTGCCCTGGTTGAACTGGGCCGAGTGGGATTCAGTGAGAAAATCCCTCTTCTCCTCTTCTCCACGCAAGATTTCCTCCGCTCTCTCAAGA atatcGACTTGGCGGAGCAGAGGTTGTTTACCGGTTGTCATTGATGTCACTGCTTCAATCGTTGAAATTCAGCAGACCGATCCTTTTTTCCG AGGGGATAAATCAAAAGATGATTCACATTCAGAACAATTGCTAGCTATGTTGTATTGCATGGCAATCTTGAG GATTGTTAACTGTGTTATCGAGAAGACTCGTAAGAGAACTGGGATTTCAATTGCTGATGCAGCTGATGCAATTGGTATTCCACGAAGACTGATTGATGTTCGCCATG AGGGTTCTCATCGTGATCTTCCATCTCTCACAATTGCTCGAGATTCCTCAGTTGTG GCACTTAATTGGCTAAAATCCTATTACTGGGAACCTCAGAAGAAGCAAATTCCATTTCAAAGAGATGGAGTTGTTAATTTTAGAAGAGAGATCAAATCAAAACTCCGTGAATTGGCATTGTgcataaaaatccaaaagaatccTGAACTTAAATCTTTGCTCGTCAGAGGAAAAG GTGGCGGACAATTCAAACACCTTTGTGGCCGTAGTAAATTCTTCTCACTTATGGCAGGGAAGGTCAATTCTTCCCAATCTAGTG GTCCTAAGAAACTGATTAGTAAAACCTTGAAAAGTCTTGTAAGTTTATATTCTACTTCATCCTCGGAAGTAGTGTCTGTGTTATTGGAATTGTTGCTAAAGGCTTTAGATTCTTCAAGCTCCATGGACATTTCAGAAGACTCTGAAAGTGGCCTGGATAGACATACTGCATTGGACGATTGGCAGCTTGTGATAAGAAAATTTTCGAATAAGGAACCAGAATTGCTTCTGGCCCTTCTTCAAAGGATTCTTTATATGATCGGGACAAATGAGGCATCAAAATCCGAAACAG GCCATCCGACAGCTTCAGAGGGTAGACCGGAGGCTTGCCAAGTAGAACATGTCTCATCTTTGTTTGCATGGCTAGTTAGACATTtagaattaaaaggaaaaagcgTGTCAAATGCAATTCTACTGGAGCTACTGCGTAAATGTCTGTTGGTGGCGTCTTTACGTAACAACCATCTCATGGATTCTGCCCTTCATATTGCACAGTTGGTTGGAAACAGTGTTCTAATGGAGAAACTCAACAAATTTCGTTCCTTAGGTTTGTCAAATACAGAGGTTACTGAAGAAAATACTTCAAATGAGACTTGGGGAATTGTTAGTCAAGAAGAGGAATATCTTAATCAAGCAGCTAAGAAGTTAGAAGTTGTAAAACTTCGTCGAACGAAGAGCACTGCTGTGAAAACAGCAGATGATGTTAGAAACTCGAACAGATGGGTTGTGGCAAAATCATGGAACCCATGTCCACTTGGTATGTTGCCTCGTACTCTTGGGTCTTCTGGTCGTATTCCATTGCTTGACTGCGGTAGTGACTGCCAAAAGGATACAGAAGTAATGGAAGGGAAGAACGAGCGGGAACTTAACCGACGAAATGGCAAGAGAGAAGGTAGCGATGATATCCAGTTAATGAATTTCTCAAGCCCTAAGAAGCTAAAGGAAACGGTCGAGAACAAACATGAACAGAGTAGTGAAGGTGTTTCTTCATCAGGTACCTGCAGGCACCTTATGATGGATGGGATCTGGAAGGAAGTTGGGGAAACAGAGGTCGAGGCTATAGCATCTGCTGTAAGGATTTTGGTATAG
- the LOC105789384 gene encoding dolichyl-diphosphooligosaccharide--protein glycosyltransferase subunit DAD1, protein MGRTSSTKEDAGALFHSLRSAYAATPVNLKIIDLYVGFAIFTALIQVVYMAMVGSFPFNSFLSGVLSCVGTAVLAVCLRIQVNKENKEFKDLPPERAFADFVLCNLVLHLVIMNFLG, encoded by the exons ATGGGAAGAACATCATCCACCAAGGAAGACGCCGGCGCCCTCTTCCATTCTCTTCGATCTGCTTACGCTGCTACCCCTGTCAATCTCAAG ATCATTGATTTATATGTTGGTTTCGCAATCTTCACCGCTCTGATCCAG GTAGTTTACATGGCAATGGTGGGATCATTTCCTTTCAACTCATTTCTTTCTGGAGTGCTTTCTTGTGTTGGAACAGCAGTCCTTGCCG TTTGTCTTCGTATTCAAGTGAATAAAGAAAACAAGGAATTCAAG GATCTACCACCTGAGCGAGCTTTTGCAGATTTTGTTCTTTGCAATTTGGTGCTCCATTTAGTGATCATGAATTTCCTTGGCTAA